A region from the Arachis ipaensis cultivar K30076 chromosome B01, Araip1.1, whole genome shotgun sequence genome encodes:
- the LOC107607948 gene encoding uncharacterized protein LOC107607948, with amino-acid sequence MRTRAREQRVRGGHRRNAATAAAIAAVEEGVRRRERERRFTDEMEREDEDVTRERRRLFRRALSSLLGSIEAAAAARACHAPVLTFGFDFSTSRSLGPNDVAAAITRKMSQLNPNSSRCGNCGGGDYDVSVVIDSGSSCVQTEGSEAQCPLKCGKVVFGGKLSDEDFDEMLKRCLGNVGGGGKGYSVVVFNGDKEEGEVRAVVGKYQHAWVLGHVSEDEAASRTAETFARLFMSGGSEGNSIRSEFMPVGADGRFSLLNAEPQDWIYD; translated from the coding sequence ATGAGAACACGAGCGAGAGAACAGAGAGTGAGAGGGGGTCACCGCCGCAACGCCGCTACAGCCGCCGCCATCGCCGCCGTGGAGGAGGGAGtccggaggagagagagagaaagacgaTTCACAGACGAGATGGAGAGAGAGGACGAAGACGTGACGCGAGAGAGAAGGAGGCTGTTCCGCCGTGCACTGTCGTCGCTCCTGGGGTCAATTGAAGCCGCCGCCGCTGCTAGGGCTTGCCATGCTCCTGTTCTCACTTTCGGCTTTGACTTCTCCACTTCTCGCAGCCTCGGTCCAAACGACGTCGCAGCAGCAATTACCCGCAAGATGTCCCAACTGAACCCTAACTCCTCGCGATGCGGCAATTGCGGCGGCGGTGACTACGACGTCTCTGTGGTCATCGATTCGGGCTCCAGTTGCGTGCAGACGGAGGGTTCGGAAGCTCAGTGTCCGTTGAAGTGTGGTAAAGTTGTTTTTGGCGGGAAGTTGAGTGATGAAGATTTTGATGAGATGCTGAAGCGTTGTTTGGGGAATGTAGGCGGTGGAGGGAAGGGTTATAGTGTTGTGGTTTTTAATGGGGACAAGGAGGAAGGGGAAGTGAGGGCTGTGGTGGGTAAGTACCAGCATGCGTGGGTACTCGGCCACGTTTCAGAGGATGAGGCGGCTTCAAGGACAGCTGAGACCTTTGCCAGGTTGTTTATGAGTGGCGGGAGTGAAGGGAATTCGATTCGCAGTGAGTTCATGCCGGTTGGTGCTGATGGCAGGTTCAGTTTGCTCAATGCAGAGCCACAAGATTGGATATATGATTAG